The following coding sequences lie in one Palaemon carinicauda isolate YSFRI2023 chromosome 7, ASM3689809v2, whole genome shotgun sequence genomic window:
- the LOC137644556 gene encoding uncharacterized protein, whose product MKSSIAISTIVVVLLGVATADPSADPEPGHFGHGGFGGHHVGFGGHHGGIGFSRGLGYGGYRGKRSPVAEPEANPTALASPEPEAEPGHFGGFHGGHFGGFGGHHGGSFLGGFGGGYGGYRGKREAEAEPGHFGGFHGGNIGGFGGHHGGSFLGGFGGGYGGYRGKREAEAEPGHFGGFHGGNIGGFGGHHGGSFLGGFGGGYGGYRGKREAEAEPGHFGGIHGGHFGGFGGHHGGSFLGGFGGGYGGYRGKREAEAEPGHFGGFNGGFSGHHGFGSFRRGYGFYEAEAEPGHFGGFHGGHIGGFGGLHLGSFLGGFCGGYGGYRGKREAEEEPGHFGGIHGGHIGGFGGHHGGSLLGGFGGEITLKNKTLKTLSLDKTYTKIAISTIVVVLLGVATADPSADPEPGHFGHGGFGGHHVGFGGHHGSFLGGFGGGYGGYRGKREAEAEPGHFGGIHGGHIGGFGGHHGGSFLGGFGGGYGGYRGKREAEAEPGHFGGIHGGHIGGFGGYHGGSFHGGFGGGYGGYRGKREAEAEPGHFGGIHGGHFGGFGGHHGGSFLGGFGGGYGGYRGKREAGAEPGHFGGIQGGFSGHHGFGSFGRGYGFYG is encoded by the exons ATGAAGTCTTCG aTTGCTATTTCCACCATAGTGGTGGTCCTACTTGGTGTAGCAACAGCTGATCCTAGTGCTGATCCTGAACCCGGCCACTTTGGACATGGTGGATTTGGTGGACACCATGTTGGATTTGGTGGACATCACGGTGGAATCGGATTCAGTAGAGGATTAGGATACGGAGGATATCGTGGAAAGAGGAGTCCTGTAGCTGAGCCTGAAGCCAACCCCACTGCTCTTGCATCCCCAGAGCCAGAAGCTGAGCCAGGCCACTTTGGAGGTTTCCATGGTGGACATTTTGGTGGATTCGGTGGCCATCATGGAggcagcttccttggaggatttggtggaggttatggaggatatcgtggaaagagagaagctgaagcagaacctggtcactttggaggtTTCCATGGTGGAAATATCGGTGGATTCGGTGGCCATCATGGAggcagcttccttggaggatttggtggaggttatggaggatatcgtggaaagagagaagctgaagcagaacctggtcactttggaggtTTCCATGGTGGAAATATCGGTGGATTCGGTGGCCATCATGGAggcagcttccttggaggatttggtggaggttatggaggatatcgtggaaagagagaagctgaagcagaacctggtcactttggaggtatCCATGGTGGACATTTCGGTGGATTCGGTGGCCATCATGGAggcagcttccttggaggatttggtGGAGGTTATGGAGGATATCGTGGAAAGAGAGAAGCTGAAGCAGAACCTGGTCACTTCGGAGGTTTCAATGGTGGATTTTCGGGACATCATGGTTTTGGAAGTTTTAGAAGAGGATATGGCTTCTATG AAGCTGAAGCAgaacctggtcactttggaggtTTCCATGGTGGACATATCGGGGGATTCGGTGGCCTTCATTTAGGTAGCTTCCTTGGAGGATTTTGTGGAGGTTATGGAGGATATCGTGGAAAGAGAGAAGCTGAAGAAgaacctggtcactttggaggtatCCATGGTGGACATATCGGTGGATTCGGTGGCCATCATGGAGGCAGCCTCCTTGGAGGATTTGGAGGAG aaattacattaaaaaataaaacactcaAAACATTAAGTCTGGACAAAACTTACACTAAG aTTGCTATTTCCACCATAGTGGTGGTCCTACTTGGTGTAGCAACAGCTGATCCTAGTGCTGATCCTGAACCCGGCCACTTTGGACATGGTGGATTTGGTGGACACCATGTTGGATTTGGTGGACATCACG gcagcttccttggaggatttggtggaggttatggaggatatcgtggaaagagagaagctgaagcagaacctggtcactttggaggtatCCATGGTGGACATATCGGTGGATTCGGTGGCCATCATGGAggcagcttccttggaggatttggtggaggttatggaggatatcgtggaaagagagaagctgaagcagaacctggtcactttggaggtatCCATGGTGGACATATCGGTGGATTCGGTGGCTATCATGGAGGTAGCTTCCATGGAGGATTTGGTGGAGGTTATGGAGGATATCGTGGAAAGAGAGAAGCTGAAGCAgaacctggtcactttggaggtatCCATGGTGGACATTTCGGTGGATTCGGTGGCCATCATGGAggcagcttccttggaggatttggtggaggttatggaggatatcgtggaaagagagaagctggagcagaac
- the LOC137644555 gene encoding uncharacterized protein, with amino-acid sequence MKSPIAISTMVVVLLGVATADPSADPEPGHFGHGGFGGHHVGFGGHHGGIGFSRGLGYGGYRGKRSPVAEPEANPTALASPEPEAEPGHFGGFHSGHFGGFGGHHGGSFLGGVGGGYGGYRGKREAEAEPGHFGGIHGGHIGGFGGHHGGSFLGGFGGGYGGYRGKREAEAEPGHFGGIHGGHIGGFSGHHGGSFLGGFGGGYGGYRGKREAEAEPGHFGGIHGGHISGFGGHHGGSFLGGFGGGYGGYRGKREAEAEPGHFGGIQGGFSGHHGLGSFGRGYGFYG; translated from the exons ATGAAGTCTCCG aTTGCTATTTCCACCATGGTGGTGGTCCTACTTGGTGTAGCAACAGCTGATCCTAGTGCTGATCCTGAACCCGGCCACTTTGGACATGGTGGATTTGGTGGACACCATGTTGGATTTGGTGGACATCACGGTGGAATCGGATTCAGTAGAGGATTAGGATACGGAGGATATCGTGGAAAGAGGAGTCCTGTAGCTGAGCCTGAAGCCAACCCCACTGCTCTTGCATCCCCAGAGCCAGAAGCTGAGCCAGGCCACTTTGGAGGTTTCCATAGTGGACATTTTGGTGGATTCGGTGGCCATCATGGAGGCAGTTTCCTTGGAGGAGTTGGTGGAGGTTATGGAGGATATCGTGGAAAGAGAGAAGCTGAAGCAGAGcctggtcactttggaggtatCCATGGTGGACATATCGGTGGATTCGGTGGCCATCATGGAggcagcttccttggaggatttggtggaggttatggtggatatcgtggaaagagagaagctgaagcagaacctggtcactttggaggtatCCATGGTGGACATATCGGTGGATTTAGTGGCCATCATGGAggcagcttccttggaggatttggtggaggttatggaggatatcgtggaaagagagaagctgaagcagaacctggtcactttggaggtatCCATGGTGGACATATCAGTGGATTCGGTGGCCATCATGGAggcagcttccttggaggatttggtggaggttatggaggatatcgtggaaagagagaagctgaagcagaacctggtcactttggaggtatCCAGGGTGGATTTTCCGGACATCATGGTTTGGGAAGTTTTGGAAGAGGATATGGCTTTTATGGTTGA